A genomic region of Thermodesulfovibrionales bacterium contains the following coding sequences:
- a CDS encoding HAMP domain-containing protein, protein MFTLRAKSIKTKITTLILGLLIIVFGLSWAYSYRNLYEKTQEDQRVEAQTIAKLIGGISSYTFLTEDYTMLDEILQKAMENEKVLYILILDKNGNPKRENKKDRSDKRFIEVKEPIMVAEVPAGYVTLGYSIEMTYARLMRDVRATLISGLAGLAFSSAFLIFLLNRLIVRPISLLDNRAREIAVGNLTSTIDIRGEDEIASL, encoded by the coding sequence ATGTTCACGTTACGAGCGAAGAGCATAAAGACGAAGATCACCACACTTATCCTCGGCCTCCTCATAATCGTATTCGGCCTGTCTTGGGCTTATTCATACCGGAACCTCTACGAGAAGACTCAGGAAGACCAGAGGGTAGAGGCCCAGACCATCGCAAAACTCATCGGGGGCATCTCCAGCTACACGTTCCTGACCGAAGATTATACGATGCTCGACGAGATCCTCCAAAAGGCGATGGAGAACGAAAAAGTCCTCTACATTCTGATCCTCGATAAGAACGGCAATCCGAAGCGGGAGAATAAGAAGGACCGTTCGGACAAGCGGTTCATCGAAGTGAAAGAACCGATCATGGTTGCGGAGGTTCCCGCCGGCTATGTGACGCTCGGGTACTCAATCGAGATGACGTACGCCCGATTGATGAGAGACGTCAGGGCGACTCTCATCTCAGGCCTTGCCGGACTGGCATTCTCATCGGCTTTTCTCATATTCCTCCTCAATAGGTTGATCGTACGGCCGATCTCCCTCCTTGACAACAGGGCGAGGGAGATAGCCGTAGGAAATCTCACAAGCACAATCGATATCCGCGGAGAGGACGAGATCGCCTCTCT